The Mercurialis annua linkage group LG2, ddMerAnnu1.2, whole genome shotgun sequence genome contains a region encoding:
- the LOC126667403 gene encoding uncharacterized protein LOC126667403, with protein sequence MRGSFCADDSNDPSTSKSNPPKSRRHSGSDNSYKNVCGLLARREVCPRAKHTSKKLWRECTDQRFNFESDARRGLISWVEEESLLHLSAKYCPLLPPPRSTIAAAFSSDGKTIASTHGDHTVKIIDCLTGKCLKVLSGHRRTPWVVRFHPLCPEILASGSLDHEVRLWNAKTAECIGSRDFSRPIASIAFHARGEILAVASGHKLYMWQYNKRVETSSPPHVLRTRRSLRAVHFHPHGAPFLLTAEVNDLDSSESPMTLATSPGHLCYPPPTLYLADTHSSGHLSLGDELPLSLPFLISFARGGRIPVQQIDRASGSSSSQQRLDQPTSVRLLTYSTPSGQYELLLSPIEPNSSSPVPEDTRNDSSVDSMDNGTPHFVMDTIETAEVQSTGRNNHILPIGDQLRWEVPFLHGWLVGQNQGGRATMDAHNTSANESLMAFDDENHMLSAVILASIGQSRGNARSSLHNQSSRSQTIPMTGSVGTTAFDSSSYGENDVVPAASRIQSELATSLAAAAAAELPCTVKLKIWPFNEKHPFTVLDAEQCRLTVPHAVLCSEMGAHFSPCGRFFAACVACVLPHLEADPGLHGQVFHDNAGVATSPTRHPISTHQVIYEFRIYSLEEATFGLVLSSRAIRAAHCLTSIQFSPTSEHVLLAYGRRHGSLLKSAVIDRETTVPIYTILEVYRVSDMELVTVLPSVEDEVNVACFHPSVGGGLVYGTKEGKLRILQYDRSYSTKYTSSSVLDECVLEEEAMTNVPTFALEC encoded by the exons ATGAGAGGCTCGTTTTGTGCTGACGATTCTAACGATCCATCGACCTCCAAATCCAATCCTCCAAAATCACGCCGCCACAG CGGTAGTGATAATAGTTATAAGAATGTGTGCGGATTGCTCGCACGACGAGAAGTTTGCCCACGTGCTAAGCACACATCTAAAAAGTTATGGAGAGAATGTACCGATCAGCGTTTCAATTTTGAATCCGATGCAAGGCGCGGTCTGATTTCTTG GGTTGAGGAGGAATCGTTGCTGCATTTATCGGCTAAGTATTGTCCGTTGCTACCGCCTCCGAGATCGACTATAGCTGCTGCCTTTAGCTCTGATGGGAAAACCATTGCTTCTACACA TGGGGATCATACTGTTAAGATTATAGATTGTCTAACTGGAAAGTGCTTAAAGGTCTTGAGTGGTCATCGGAGGACACCTTGGGTG GTTAGGTTTCATCCCTTGTGTCCAGAGATACTAGCAAGTGGAAGCTTGGATCATGAAGTTCGCTTATGGAATGCAAAAACTGCGGAGTGTATAGGATCTCGTGACTTCT CCCGTCCAATTGCTTCAATTGCTTTTCATGCTCGTGGGGAGATTCTTGCTGTAGCTTCTGGTCATAAG CTGTACATGTGGCAATATAACAAAAGAGTCGAGACATCCTCACCACCTCATGTGCTGAGGACACGTCGTTCGCTTCGTGCTGTGCATTTTCATCCACATGGTGCTCCATTCCTTTTAACAGCAGAG GTAAATGACCTTGACTCATCAGAATCCCCAATGACACTTGCAACTTCTCCAGGGCACTTGTGTTATCCTCCGCCTACTCTATATTTGGCAGATACTCATTCTAGTGGTCACCTCAGTTTAGGAGATGAACTACCTTTGTCCTTGCCCTTTTTGATATCATTTGCTAGAGGGGGTAGAATACCTGTGCAGCAAATTGATAGAGCTTCTGGGTCAAGTAGTTCACAACAAAGACTTGATCAACCCACTTCTGTGCGGCTTCTGACATATTCAACACCATCAGGGCAGTATGAACTTCTTTTGTCTCCAATTGAACCAAATAGCTCATCTCCTGTTCCTGAAGATACAAGGAATGATTCTTCGGTTGACAGCATGGACAATGGAACTCCTCATTTTGTAATGGATACAATAGAGACTGCAGAAGTGCAGAGTACAGGAAGAAACAATCACATCTTGCCCATTGGTGATCAACTGCGCTGGGAAGTTCCTTTCTTGCATGGATGGTTAGTTGGTCAAAACCAAGGAGGGCGCGCTACAATGGATGCACATAATACTTCAGCTAATGAGAGTTTAATGGCATTTGATGATGAAAATCATATGTTGTCTGCTGTAATTCTTGCCAGTATTGGTCAATCTAGGGGTAATGCAAGATCAAGTCTACATAATCAATCTTCACGATCTCAGACGATCCCTATGACTGGCTCTGTTGGAACTACTGCTTTTGATAGCTCTTCGTATGGTGAAAATGATGTTGTTCCTGCTGCTAGCAGAATCCAATCTGAACTTGCTACATCTCTAGCTGCTGCTGCTGCCGCAGAGTTACCTTGCACTGTCAAGTTAAAAATTTGGCCATTTAATGAAAAACATCCTTTCACTGTTCTTGATGCTGAGCAGTGTCGCTTAACTGTACCACATGCTGTACTTTGCAG TGAAATGGGTGCCCATTTTTCACCTTGTGGGAGATTTTTTGCTGCCTGTGTTGCATGCGTGCTGCCTCATCTGGAAGCTGATCCTGGCTTACATGGCCAGGTGTTCCATGATAATGCAGGGGTCGCAACATCTCCGACACGCCATCCAATTTCAACTCATCAAGTTATCTATGAGTTCCGCATATATTCCCTTGAGGAGGCAAC ATTTGGTTTGGTGCTATCATCCCGGGCAATAAGAGCTGCTCACTGCTTAACTTCAATTCAG tTCTCTCCCACATCTGAGCACGTATTGCTTGCATACGGTCGTCGCCATGGTTCACTACTAAAAAGTGCTGTCATTGACAGGGAGACAACAGTTCCAATTTATACTATTCTTGAG GTCTACCGAGTTTCCGATATGGAACTTGTAACAGTCCTTCCTAGTGTAGAGGATGAAGTTAATGTCGCATGCTTTCATCCCTCAGTTGGAGGTGGGCTCGTGTACGGGACTAAG GAAGGGAAGCTTAGAATACTCCAATATGATAGATCTTATAGCACAAAGTATACGTCCTCCTCTGTACTTGACGAGTGTGTGCTTGAGGAAGAAGCAATGACAAAT GTTCCAACGTTTGCTTTAGAGTGCTGA
- the LOC126668989 gene encoding beta-amylase 1, chloroplastic codes for MAMNITHQIGSLAGTPMTTESITPTAASDTTTVSAVWKTQMPNIKIQKSEIIEQKSQPTSPCRSPIFSGMRADLSVACRAYADVAELEPSVEERLYRDGGVTEGRKGVPVYVMMPLDSVTMNNTVNRRKAMNASLQALKSAGVEGIMMDVWWGLVERENPGVYNWGGYSELLEMAKRHGLKVQAVMSFHQCGGNVGDSCTIPLPKWAVEEMERDPDLAYTDQWGRRNYEYVSLGCDTLPVLKGRTPVQCYSDFMRAFRDNFKHLLGDTVVEIQVGMGPAGELRYPSYPEQNGTWRFPGIGAFQCYDKYMLSSLQAAAEADGKPEWGSTGPRDAGEYNNWPEDTQFFKKDGGGWTSPYGEFFLNWYSQMLLDHGERIVSSATAIFENTGVKISVKVAGIHWHYGTRSHAPELTAGYYNTRYRDGYLPIAQMLGRHGAIFNFTCIEMRDHEQPQDALCAPEKLVRQVALATQEAKVPLAGENALPRYDESAHEQILQASSLSINGDSGDQEMCAFTYLRMNPHLFQEDNWRRFVAFIKKMKEGKNSDRCREQVEREAEHFVHVSQPLVQEAAVALMH; via the exons atGGCGATGAATATTACACATCAGATCGGATCTCTCGCCGGAACTCCGATGACGACGGAGTCAATTACACCAACGGCAGCAAGTGATACCACGACGGTTAGCGCAGTTTGGAAAACACAAATGCCAAACATTAAGATTCAAAAGTCGGAAATAATCGAGCAAAAATCACAACCGACGAGCCCATGCAGGTCGCCGATATTCAGCGGCATGCGTGCAGATCTATCCGTAGCGTGTCGTGCGTATGCTGACGTGGCGGAATTAGAGCCGTCGGTAGAGGAGAGGTTGTATAGAGACGGAGGTGTAACGGAGGGACGTAAGGGAGTGCCGGTGTATGTGATGATGCCGTTAGATAGTGTAACGATGAATAACACCGTTAATAGACGGAAGGCGATGAACGCGAGTTTACAGGCGTTGAAAAGCGCGGGAGTTGAGGGGATAATGATGGACGTTTGGTGGGGATTGGTGGAGAGAGAAAATCCTGGTGTGTATAACTGGGGTGGGTATTCTGAGCTTTTGGAAATGGCTAAACGACACGGTCTTAAGGTTCAAGCTGTTATGTCGTTTCATCAGTGTGGAGGAAACGTTGGTGATTCTTGCAC CATTCCGTTACCTAAGTGGGCTGTGGAGGAAATGGAAAGAGATCCAGACCTTGCATATACCGATCAGTGGGGAAGAAGAAACTATGAGTATGTATCTTTAGGGTGTGACACTCTTCCAGTTTTAAAGGGGAGGACACCCGTGCAATGTTACTCTGATTTTATGCGGGCTTTTAGAGACAACTTCAAGCACCTTCTTGGTGATACCGTTGTG GAGATTCAAGTTGGGATGGGGCCAGCTGGTGAGCTTCGCTATCCGTCATATCCTGAACAAAATGGAACATGGAGGTTTCCAGGAATCGGAGCTTTCCAATGTTATGACAAG TATATGCTCAGCAGCCTGCAAGCTGCAGCTGAAGCTGATGGAAAGCCTGAATGGGGTAGCACAGGCCCTAGGGATGCTGGTGAATACAACAACTGGCCTGAAGATACTCAGTTTTTCAAAAAAGACGGCGGTGGTTGGACTAGTCCTTACGGTGAATTCTTCCTCAATTGGTACTCGCAGATGCTCCTAGATCATGGCGAGAGAATAGTGTCATCAGCCACAGCCATCTTTGAAAACACGGGGGTAAAAATTTCAGTAAAAGTTGCAGGGATTCACTGGCACTATGGGACAAGGTCTCACGCACCAGAGCTCACAGCTGGATACTATAACACTAGATACCGAGATGGTTACCTTCCTATTGCTCAAATGTTAGGACGCCACGGTGCGATTTTCAACTTCACTTGTATTGAAATGCGTGATCACGAGCAGCCTCAGGATGCTCTTTGTGCACCTGAGAAGCTTGTGAGGCAAGTGGCTTTAGCAACTCAAGAAGCAAAGGTTCCACTTGCTGGCGAAAATGCTCTGCCACGATACGATGAGTCCGCCCACGAGCAGATCTTGCAGGCATCATCGTTGAGTATCAATGGCGATTCGGGTGATCAAGAGATGTGTGCTTTTACGTATTTGAGGATGAATCCTCATTTATTTCAGGAAGACAACTGGAGGCGGTTTGTGGCGTTTATTAAGAAGATGAAGGAAGGGAAGAACAGTGATCGGTGTAGAGAGCAGGTCGAGCGTGAGGCTGAGCATTTTGTTCATGTGAGTCAGCCATTAGTTCAGGAGGCTGCAGTGGCACTAATGCATTAA